The nucleotide window CGCTCGGCGCGGGCGACGGTTGTCGAGCGGATGATTCTCTTGATCTCCGGGATATCGTTGGAGGCCATGGAGAACTGCCGCAGCCCGATTCCGATCAGGAACAGGGTGTACAGCGGTTCGCCGGCCATTTCCCCGCACAGGCTGCACGGCACGCCGGCTCGGTTTGCCTTCTGGATGACCTCTCTCAGGGTGTGGAGCACGGCCGGGTGTGAAGCGGTGTACAAGGGGGCCACCCGCTCGTTGTTGCGGTCCACGGCCAGGGTATACTGGATCAGATCGTTCGACCCGATGCTGAGGAAATCCACCTCGCGCATAAACTCGCGAATCTGAATGGCTGCCCCCGGTGTTTCCACCATGATACCGACGGGGATATCACGGCGGAATGGCACGCCCATTTCCTCGAGGTCTTCCATCGCGTCGCCCAGGGCCATTTTGCCCTGCCGGAGTTCCATCAAGCCCGAGATCAGGGGGAACATGATCCGGACGTCGCCCTCGGCCGACGCCCGCAGGATGGCCCGCAACTGGATCTTGAACAGGTCGAGGTTCTGGAGGCAATAGCGGATGGATCGGAGACCGAGGAACGGGTTGCGTTCCGGCTCGGTGGCCTGCTGGCGGGTGTACTTATCGGCGCCGAGGTCGAGGGTGCGGATGATGATTGGCCGCCCCTTCATAGCCCGGACCACGGAGTAGTAGGCCTCGCAATGCTCCTGCTCGGTGGGTTCGGTTTCGCTTCGCAGGTAGAGGAACTCGGTCCGGTAGAGGCCGACGCCTTCGGCCCCTTTTTCGAGACAGAGGGCGGCCTCGTAGGGGAACTCGATATTAGCGACCAGCGAGATCCGGGTTCCGTCGATTGTCACTGCGGGCTTGTCGCGCAGTTCGACGAGGCCGACCGCCACCTCCCTCATTCGCTGTTCTTCGCGGCGGTACTCTTCGACCATCGCCGGGTCGGGTCGGATGATGGCCAGGCCCTTGGTGCCGTCGAGGATCACGGTGTCCCCGTCGCCGACGGCCTGAGAGATGTCCTTGAGACCCATGACCGCGGGAATGCCCATGGACCGCACGACGATGGCGGTATGGGAGGTCAGGCCGCCGGTGTCCATCGCCAGGGCAAGGACCTTGGTCCGGCTGAGGTTTGCCCCTTGGGACGGGGTCAGATCGTGGGCCACGAGGATGACCTGATCCTGGAGGTGGGCGAGGTCTTCCCCGGACCCGCCGCACAGGTGCCGCAGCAGCCTACGTTCGATATCGCGGATATCGCGGACCCGTTCCCGAAGCAGTTCGTCCTCCATGTTGAGGAACCGCCGCTGGTAGTCGCGCATGATTTCCCGAACGCTGTACTCGGCGGTATAGCGGTGGGAGGTCAGGAGGGCGGCCATCTGCTCGCGGAGCCGTCCCTGGCTCATGACGCCGTAGTGGAAGTCGAAGATGGCGGCGATGTCCTGGCCGACCTGGTGGGCGGTGGTCTGCCGCAGGCTGCTGAGTTCGGCGAGGGAGGCCTCGAAAGCGGCGTTGAGGCGATCCAGTTCGCGGGCAACCTGTTCCGGGGCCACGGGCTCGTGGGATATCCGGTATTCCTCGGCGCCGAGCGTGACCGCGGTCGCGATCGCAACGCCGGGCGAGACAGGGATGCCTTTCTTGATCTCCATGCCGACTCACATTTCGCCGAAGCCGCCTTCGATGAGTGCCGCCAAGGCTCCGAGGGCCCCGTCGGCGTCCTCACCGTCCGCGAGCAGCTCCAGTCTGGTGCCTTTCGTGGCTTCCAGGAGCATCATCTCCATCGGGTTTTTTCCATCGACCTGGCAGGTGCCCTTCTTCACGACCACTCGAGATTGGAACTGCCGGGCGATATCCACGAACCTCATCACGGGTCGCGCGTGCAAACCCTGGTCATTGGGGATGATCACAACCCGGGAGACTTCTGCCAAAGTGATCTCGGCTACTTACCTGGAGACCATCGATATCCCGTTGACGAGCGGGGTGCCCGATCATGGGGGAGCCCCCGCGATCACAGCCATCGAGATCATCCGGCGGGAAGCTCGTCCGCCTCCTTGATCAGGTCCACGATCTCTTCCTTGGTTGACGCCTGCCGCAGGAACCGCCGGAAATTATCGCGTTGCAGATGGCGGAAAATGTTCTCCATGGACGCCAAATGCTGGTCCGGGTTATCGGGCGGACTCAGCAGCAACACCACGATGTACACGGGAGCGCGATCCAGAGCGGCGAAGTCCACGCCGCCGCTCGATCGGGCGATCGTGGCGGAGATGCCCTTGATGGCCGCGTGGCGAACGTGTGGTACGGCCACACCCTTGCCGAAGCCGGTGCTGCCCTGGTTCTCGCGCTGAATGACGGCCTTGCTCACGGCGGCCGCCTCGTCCTCACTCAGGCCGATGCATGAAGCGATGGCGTTGACCATTTCCCGGATCACGCCGTTCCGGTCGGTAGCCTGAAGGTCGGGAATGACGGCGTCCGTCACGATAAAATCAGTTAGCTTCATGGTTTAGCACCTGTCGGCCCAACTTCTCTGGGGTCGCGCCTTTCAGCGTCAGCTTGCCTGCTCCGTCACCTCATCTTCGGTCATTTTCGTACCTGGTTTCACGGAACGTCTCCGGTGTCGGAGCTTATCTTTGTGCTTTCGCAGCTGCTGGCTGAGTTTGTCGATGACCAAGTCGATTGCCTCGAAGAAGTCACCTGCCGCGACCTGGCCCACAAAGGACTGCTTGTGATCGGTGTGGATAACGACTTCGACGCTATGCTGGATCTGCTCCCGATCAATGATGATATCGATACGGTCGATGCGGTCGAAGAAGCGGGCCAACTTCGAGGCCTTGTCCTCGGCATATTGTCTCATTGGGTCGGTGATATCGACATGCCGCCCGGTCACGGAAAGCCGCACGCATCAACCTCCTTCTGCGCGAGCCGCCGGCAACCGCGGATCGCCATGGAATGCCGGGCAGGGCCTACCATGCGCCGGTGGCCCTTAACCACGCAGCGACAAAGGATTGTGGCTCAGCCCCTGACGAACAGCAAGGGAATGTACGGCATCGATCCCGCGGCGTCAATACCGCCGGGGCTGGTTTGCAAAGCCCCGGAGGCGGCTCTAAGATGCCCAGCGATGTACCAGGTTTACTCTATCCAGCGTCCGGGGCATCCCCGATGGGCTCTGGCGGCCAGTGGGCTTCTCCTGGTGGCGAGCGTTGGACTGGCCTGGAGCCTGATCCAAGCCAAATCTCGCGGCACCTACATGCCCCTGGAGGACCGGTCCCGTGACTATCCGGCGTGGGGCATGCGTGCGAGGTTGCCGAGCGGGTGGAAGGCGCTGGATGGTGCGAGGGTTGCCAGTCTTCCGGCGGTGGTGGCGGCGGTGGCCGCTCCGGAGGAATCGGACCGGGTTGCCTGCGTCTTTCGGGGGAATCGTCAGCGGTTTGGGGTGCCTTCGGCCCACGTTCTTGACGTACTTGAGGAGGCGTTCGTTCACCTTCGGCTGGCCGGCGATGTGGAGACTGAGCCGGCCATGATCGGTCCCTTTTTCGCCCGCACGGTCCGTTCGACGGCTGGCGACAGTGTCGGCAAGGCACCGGGCTCTCACTTTCTTGCCCGGGTAGCCTTTGCCCCGGACGGTCAGACCTTCGGGATTCTGCTGCTGCTGCCCCGAAGGCCGACCGACCGCGACAAGCAGCTCCTGGACGAAATGGGTCAGCATCTCCAGCTTCTTACGCTGACACTTGACGAATCTCCGGCCAGGCTGATGGCGGAGGCCGGCATCCGATTCGATCCTCCTTCGAAGGTGAGGTTCGTCAAGCCGGAACCGCCGCCTGGGCCGCTCTTGCCGCAGCTTCGCCTGATGAGTGATGATTCGTCCGCCTGCTGGTACTTGAGCATCTGGCAAGCGCCGTTGCTGGGAACGCGGACCTGTGCGCAGCTGGTTGAGAGTCTTGCCCTCACGACCCTTCGCCAAGGCAGGCTCAGAAAGCAGCCCACCAGGAGCACAGTGGCCGGGCACGAGGTCGCGCGGCTGAGCATCTCGCCGGACGAAGAGGCCCAGCCCGGCTCGGGCGCCCAGATCTGGTGTGTCCAGATGGATGGTGATACCGCCCTGTTTCTTGTCGGGCACCATGAAGCCGAAGCGGGGCCCAAGCTGAGCGAAGTCTGTGCATCGATCGTTGCCGGCGTCTCATTGTCCGGCACCGACTTTCTCCTGGACACGTCTGCCGCTCTTGAAGCAGGTCGTCGGTACCTGCGCGAAGTCGCCGCAGAGAAGCTTACCAGTAAGTGGGGTGATCTGGTTAACCGTCGCCAGCGTTTCGTGCTTCGCGGATTGGCCGGTGTCCGGCTCCAGGAGGAGACGTCCTACCAAGTGGCGCGGAGGGAAGATGGCTCTCGCTGGTGGCGACAACTGACCACATACTCGTTGCCGGGGCCCTTGGCCGCGATGGTCCCTGCCGCCACGGACGAATGGTTTGTGCGTGATGACGCCAGCGGACATGAGGGCCGGGTTCGATGGCCCGCGAACTCGGCGACCGATGAGCGGATCGAGTACCTGGAGACGCGTTCTCCAGGGGGGGCCGAGGTGGTATGCTCTCTGAGCATACCTGAGAAGGAACCTCGAGACTGGACGTTGGCGGTAGATGGCAACTACGCGTGCCAGCCGGTTCTTCTCGAAGCGGCGGCCAAGGTGGCCCGGGATCCCGACCGGCATGCCGCCCTGTTCTCCACGAGTGAGGTTTTCAATCCGCACTTGTCCTGGGTCATGGCGAACCCGCTGGGTGAACTGCCTCTGCCGGGCTCGGAGGAAGATCGAAGCGCGGCGGCTGTCCGGCTATGGACCGATTATGAAGACGAACCGGAGATCCTGTACTTCGACGAATCTGACCACCTGATCGGCATGAGTCTGGAGAGAGACCTGCACCTGGAGCGTGAGAGCCGTTCCTTCAGACGCGACGACTCCCGGTCCTTTTTCGATCGCAGACAAAGATCATGAGATTCGGAAAGACGCACCTGAACGGAGGAGGAGACGCCCCACTGACCCATCCGACGGCCGTGCTGGCCGTGCTCGTGCTCCTGGGCCTGCCTGGCGGGTTCACGGCCGCCCAGGCGCCGCCCGTTTCGGCAGCCAGCGACAAGAGCCGGCTCGACGAGAGCCCTTACGTGGACGGCAGTTTTGGCTTCTCGATCAAGACTCCGGCGGGATCGATCGTGCAGCGTGAGAAGAAGCTGGTCGGCCTGGCCGATGTCGAGATTGTCCGCTTTGTCCAACCCGAGTTCGCCTGGTCGCTGGTGGTCCGGCTGTCCAAGTCCAATCGGGTACTGAGTACCGACCTGATGCTCGAGGAAGTGAGCCGGAGTGTCCGGGCCGAGCACCAGGAGATCAAGCCGATTCGGAGCGAGGCCGCTCGTTTCGCCGGCCGGGAGGGTATTCGGTTCGCCGCGACGTTTGCAGGCGATAACCAGACGTGGCTTCGGCAGCAGGCGGTGATCGCCAAGTCGCCCACCGAGTACTACAGTCTGATTCTGCTTTCGCCTGTTGACGATCAGGCTGCGGCGGCATCGGTGTTTGAGCGAATCGCCACGAGTTTCGAGATCCTGCGTACCGAGGAGGCCCAGCGGGAGATCAACGAGGCACTTCGGCGCGGCCAGGCGCTGATCCAGTCGGTTTTCGCCGATCCGAATAAGCTACGTTCGCTTGCGGCCCACGATGATTATCTTTTCGTTCTGCAGGGTGGCAAGGAGATCGGCTTTGTCCACATCCACTGCACTCCTTTCGACTACGGTGGGCGCCAAGGCGTAGCCGTGCGTGAATGGAGCTGGGTGATGAAGTCCGATGGAACGACCCAGCTTCTGCATGACATGTTCGAGGGCGCCGGCCTGCCATTCTCGCGATGGGAGACCATGGTCCGCACCATCAGCCCTATCCCGGCGGGTACGGATGTCATCACCAGTCTGGCGCAGCTCGAACGGGGCATCCGTCAGGACGACACGCTTCTGGTCACCTACACTCGGAAGGCCGACGACGCGGAGATGAAGGATAAGGCCATCACCATCGAGTCGAGCTTCGCTTCGCCTGCTTTCCTGCTGCTCCTGCCCCGGCTGGTGGACCTGACCAAGCCCGAGCTTTACGCCTTCTCCGCGTTCAGCACCGATCGTCGCGGTCTCAGTCTGCGTACCTTTCGCATCCTTGGCCAGAAGGAGGCCTTGATCGACGGTCGACGAACACCGGTGTTCACCATTCAGGACAGCGAGGGGCTCTTGCCTCCGGTTAGCGAGCTGCTGGTTGACGGCGGGGGCCGGCTCCTGCGTGTCTCTTCCGGACCGGTGGAGATGGTTGGTACGACCCAGGCCGAGGTGGAACGGCGGTACAAGACCCGCGTGGATGCCGCCCTGGCCATTTTCCAGAAGAAGCCTGTTCGACTGCCCATGCCGCCGGACCGGTCGGCGGAGAAACCGGGAGGAATACCGAGCACTGCGGTTCAGATTCCGGTCCCGACGAGCAGGCCTTCCCCGCGCTAGCTTCCGGCCGGCATGGCACGGTGGCGCCTACCGGCCCGTAAGAACCTATAACTTGTTGCGATATATCATGTTACATCAACCGCGAGCGCCGGACGGCGGTTGATTCGATGGGGCATACCAGCGTGACTGGCATCCGCAGGACTCCGAGGTCAGTCCTGGCGCCGCCCAACCCATCAACGCCCTGGCGGAGGCTGTTGCCCGGGGCGTGGGTGGTGTGATGGAGGAGTGAGGGGTTGGGAATGTGGCCGTGTTCAGCTCATCCGGCAGCGTGTTCAACGAGCTCGCCAACGTGACCCCGGTCCCCAATCACATCGCCCAAGGCCTGATTGCGTGTTCGCTGATGCCGACAGAAGTAGCGGGTGGTTCTCGTGGAGCTGATCCATCGGCCGAGTGCCTGATGGCGGGGTGATGGCTGTCGACCTCGCGGGCCCTATCGGCAGTGCCAGTTCGTGATCACCCTCGGCGGGGACTTCTCAGACCAGTCCGGCCCTGCTATTCTTGGGTCATGGATGTACCCATCGCACCCAGTGTACCGGATGAACCGCAGCTCTGTCAGCCGCACGTTCCCAAGCAGCGGCCGCGGGAGGAAGTGAAGGCTTACCACAAGATCAAGCGGACCTGCCACTTGGTTGACATCGGGCTCTCGCTGATCTACTGGGGGCTTTGGCTCGCCCTAGCCTCTCCTTTTGTCATCTGGCTGGACAGCTGGATCGACGCCCGGTGGCTCGCCCTTATCGTGGCGGCCCTGGTCATGTTTGGCGGGAGGATTCTGTTGCTGCTGCCGCTGAGCTACTACGACGGGTTTCTGCTGGAGCGACGATACGACCTGACCAACCAGACGCCGAGGAGTTGGCTAGTTTTTGAGATCAAGGGCTGGCTAGTGCAGTTCGTCATCGGGGGGATCCTGGTGGCAGGCTTGTACGCTCTGCTCTGGTACTCGGGTCGGCTTTGGGGTCTGTGGGTGTGGATCGGGGTCATGCTCTTCAGCATCGGCCTGGCCAAGGTTTTCCCGCTGGTCATTCTCCCGATTTTCTACCCGTCCAAGCCGCTGGAACGGCCGGCCCTGGCGGAACGTCTGAAAGCCCTGGCCGGGCAGGCCGGGATGACGCTGACCGGCATTTTCAACCTGGGTCTCAGCGCGGAGACCAAGAAGGCCAACGCCATGCTGGCGGGTCTCGGGTCGACCCGGCGCGTCTACCTGAGCGACACGTTGTTGGACGCCTTCCGGGACAACCAGATCGCAGTCGTGTTCGCTCACGAGCTCGGCCATCACATCCGCAAGCACATCTTCAAGAGTATCGGCCTGGCGGCCGTGGTGACGTCCGGTCTTGTGGCTCTCATCCGCTGGCGATTGAACCCGTTCGCGGGCGGCCCGCCCGACGACTGGGCAGGCTCGATCGCCGGGCTGGCCGAAGTCGGGATGCTGTTGTGTCTCTATCCGCTGGTGGTAGGCCCGGTCACATACGCGATCAGTCGGCATTTTGAACGTCAAGCAGACACCGACGCCCTGCGCATGACGGATGATCCAGGCGCATTCCGTGAGGCTTTCGAGCTGTTGCGGGACATGAATCTGGCCGACCCGAATCCACCGCGATGGGAGGAGATCATGTTCGACGATCATCCAGCCATGGCGAAGCGTATCGCCATGGCCGATGAATACGCCCGGCAGAAAGGCCAGCGGGGATAGGATCATGATCACGAGGCTCTTCTCGGCCGGCACGATAGCCATCATTCTGTTTGCGCCGCCGGCGCGGGCCTTCCATCCGGCCGTGAGCCGGAACGGCCCCATCGAACTGAGTCTGGAGGGGCCGGCGAAGGTTGCTGAACGTGCCATCGCACTCACGGCCACGATCAGGAACACCGGCGATGGTCCGGTTTCCGGGAAAGTGCGGATCCAGGCGATTGACGATTGGCGGGCCATTCCTGCCGAAGGCCAGTCGTTCCTGGTTCCCGGTCGTTCACAGCTTCAGCTCGCCTTCCGGGCGACCGCGGGACCGAGCACCTACAACGCCCTGTACCCGTTCCACGCATTTGCCGACTGTGAGATCGCCGAGGAGAAGCTGGCCTGCCATGTGGTTCTGGTGGTGGAGACCCAGTTCGCGGATCCACCGCGTCCTGCGGTCACATGCGTCGATTTCAGGCCCATCGAGGTGCGGGCGAAGTCCAGGCTGGCGCTCTGGCGGGTTCCCGTTCACCGCACGGTCATCCAGTTGCGTGACAGGAAGACGACCGTGCAGCCGCCCGGATGGAGTGGTGCTGAGTCGACTCACCGAACAAGCGTTTTCTTCAACCGATCTGAGAATCGTGGTACGACCAAGGCGGTCATTGCCATACATCCGCCCTGGCATGGACAGTCGGGCACGGCTCTCCTGGAGTTCCCCTTGCGCCTTCCGGAGGAAGGCGCGATTGAGCTATGCTTCGCCCATGCGATCCGGTCGCATCATGTGGAAGCCGGCGAGCCGCCCAGTGACGGGGTGACATTCCGGGTTCGAGTGGTGCCGATGGACGCCTCTGCGGGCGACTTTGGCGAGATCCTGTACGAGCAGCACACTGACGCGAAGGTGTGGAAGGAAGCGAGAGTAGACCTGACCCGCTTTGCCGGCCGCGCCATCCGTCTGCAGCTCGAGTCACACCCCGGTCCTAAGCATGACACGACCTGCGATGAGTCCTACTGGGGCGAACCGCTGATCGTGGCCGGCTCCCCCCCACCCCCGCCGCCCCTTCCGCCAGACTCGAACGACGGGTCGCGAGTTCTGGGCACCGTCATGCTCGACATGAAGCCGTGCGAGGTCCGTTTCTGGCCTGGAGCGAGAGGGATACTCGATGGCACCATCGCGTTCTCGCTCGGTGACCGCCGGCTCTGTTTCCGAGGGTTCCAGGTCACGGTTGCGGGCAACCGGCTGGACGATCCGGCCTCGCTCGCCAC belongs to Phycisphaerae bacterium and includes:
- a CDS encoding PTS sugar transporter subunit IIA encodes the protein MKLTDFIVTDAVIPDLQATDRNGVIREMVNAIASCIGLSEDEAAAVSKAVIQRENQGSTGFGKGVAVPHVRHAAIKGISATIARSSGGVDFAALDRAPVYIVVLLLSPPDNPDQHLASMENIFRHLQRDNFRRFLRQASTKEEIVDLIKEADELPAG
- the ptsP gene encoding phosphoenolpyruvate--protein phosphotransferase, whose protein sequence is MEIKKGIPVSPGVAIATAVTLGAEEYRISHEPVAPEQVARELDRLNAAFEASLAELSSLRQTTAHQVGQDIAAIFDFHYGVMSQGRLREQMAALLTSHRYTAEYSVREIMRDYQRRFLNMEDELLRERVRDIRDIERRLLRHLCGGSGEDLAHLQDQVILVAHDLTPSQGANLSRTKVLALAMDTGGLTSHTAIVVRSMGIPAVMGLKDISQAVGDGDTVILDGTKGLAIIRPDPAMVEEYRREEQRMREVAVGLVELRDKPAVTIDGTRISLVANIEFPYEAALCLEKGAEGVGLYRTEFLYLRSETEPTEQEHCEAYYSVVRAMKGRPIIIRTLDLGADKYTRQQATEPERNPFLGLRSIRYCLQNLDLFKIQLRAILRASAEGDVRIMFPLISGLMELRQGKMALGDAMEDLEEMGVPFRRDIPVGIMVETPGAAIQIREFMREVDFLSIGSNDLIQYTLAVDRNNERVAPLYTASHPAVLHTLREVIQKANRAGVPCSLCGEMAGEPLYTLFLIGIGLRQFSMASNDIPEIKRIIRSTTVARAERIARKALSYETDRLVSNYLRDEVRKVAPESL
- a CDS encoding HPr family phosphocarrier protein yields the protein MHARPVMRFVDIARQFQSRVVVKKGTCQVDGKNPMEMMLLEATKGTRLELLADGEDADGALGALAALIEGGFGEM
- the raiA gene encoding ribosome-associated translation inhibitor RaiA, translating into MRLSVTGRHVDITDPMRQYAEDKASKLARFFDRIDRIDIIIDREQIQHSVEVVIHTDHKQSFVGQVAAGDFFEAIDLVIDKLSQQLRKHKDKLRHRRRSVKPGTKMTEDEVTEQAS
- a CDS encoding M48 family metalloprotease — encoded protein: MKAYHKIKRTCHLVDIGLSLIYWGLWLALASPFVIWLDSWIDARWLALIVAALVMFGGRILLLLPLSYYDGFLLERRYDLTNQTPRSWLVFEIKGWLVQFVIGGILVAGLYALLWYSGRLWGLWVWIGVMLFSIGLAKVFPLVILPIFYPSKPLERPALAERLKALAGQAGMTLTGIFNLGLSAETKKANAMLAGLGSTRRVYLSDTLLDAFRDNQIAVVFAHELGHHIRKHIFKSIGLAAVVTSGLVALIRWRLNPFAGGPPDDWAGSIAGLAEVGMLLCLYPLVVGPVTYAISRHFERQADTDALRMTDDPGAFREAFELLRDMNLADPNPPRWEEIMFDDHPAMAKRIAMADEYARQKGQRG